In the Synechococcus sp. MU1643 genome, CATCGGCGGCGATGCGCCCCGGCGATTGAAGGCCCTGTATCGGTGAAATCGATTGCGGGGACTGTGTCGGTGAATGCCGATGCACGGGTCAGCGGGGTGGCATGCAAGGTGTCTGTCACGGCTGATGATCCACTGGCTGTGCGAGCCGACGTTTCTGTCGACAAGAAAATCACGATCGGCGGCAAGGTCGATATTGAGGGCAAGGTGAAGCCGTCTTTGCTTCCGGTTCCGATGCCCTGATCAGCGGTTGCGTGGGGCCTGGCCGTTGCCGATGGTCAGGCCCAGCTCCCAACGGTTGAGTTGCCGCAGTGCCAAGGCCGAGAGTGCGGCGCTCACCAAGCCGATGCTGCTCCAAGTGTTGCCCTGCTGGATGCCCACAAGAACGGCGGATCCCCAGAGCAGGGCCCAGGCCCAGGGTCGGCCAGCGCGAATCCGCGCAAGCGCCGTCGAGCAGCTGCGGCAATGGATGGTGTGGCTGGCGTACCGATCCATCAGCGCCGTAGTGGTTTGCCTCGGAGGTAGCTGTTGTCCTGCAAAGGGCTCGCCGCCGTTGGCATTCAACCAGCGATGCAGCGCCGCCACGTAGACGTCGGCCGTCGTGGGCATGAAAAAACTGCGTTTTACGGTGGGGCTACCTCCGGCTCGCTCCACCACCCGTTCCTGCCAGTGCAAGAACACCTGATCGTCCTCCAACACCTTGTGATTGCCGATGTGCTGCAACCAGCGGGGACGCAATCCGATCAGCAGGCGGGGGATGGCGGATTGGAACTGGAAGGGGAAGCGGGCGAAAAGGCGGCATTCGCCACGGCGAATCGGCACGGCGTACACCACCGTGAGGATCCGCCCGAAGCCCTTGGCGGTGAGGTCATGCCACATCAGTTGCGGTGCATGAAAGCTGGTGGATTGGGCGCCGAGCTTGCCCCGACGCGGCCCCTCGTCCCAGTAGGCCGTGAAGCCCTTGGCGTCTTCCCCCGTGATCGTGGCCTCCACGGGTGCAGCGTTCTCCCGTTTGCCAACGGTCTTGTGATGGGTGAAGGGAACGTGACTCACATCCAGCACGTTCTCCAGCAGGGTCACGGCGTCCATCGGGAGGTCCCGGAAGGTGTCTTGCACCGTCCAGCTGTCGGGGTTGTCCTCCAGTGCCGGCACCAGGGGGAGCTGACTGGGGTGGGAGGCATCGGGGGCACCCATCCAGACGAACAGCAGCCCCTGCCCCGTGGCTGTCGGCAGGCTGGCGCAGCGGGACCGACGGTTGTTGGGCTGGGTGTTGTCGAGGGCCTGTGGCACGCGCTGGCACTGGCCGCTGCCGTCGAAACTCCAGCCGTGGTAAGGGCATTCGAGCAATCCTTCCTCGTTGATCCGCCCTTCGCTGAGGGGGACCAGACGGTGGGGGCAGACGTCAGGGAAGACGCGCCAACTCGATTCGGCGCGATCCCACCAGATCACCAGATCCCGCTCCAGCAGTGTGAACCGACTCGGCTGTTTGGGGTCGAGGTCCTGCACATAGCTGATCGGCCACCACTGTTCGGTCCAGGTGGGGTGCATGGCAGGAGCATCAAGGCCGTCATGTTCGCTAGCCGGATGGCCTGGCTGCGGTGTTTCTCTTGCCATCAGCGGTTTTGCCTTCCTTCCCCACTGGACTTCTCAGTGGTTTGGAACTAATGAGTGGCGCGACGAAATTGCAGCGCTGAGCCTTCGGCTGCAGTGACCTCCCTGAACCTCCATGCCCCGTTTGACGCCCGATCAGTTGCTGCAGGAGCTCTCCGGTGCTGAAGACCTGCTGATCGTGCAGGACCTGGATGGTGTCTGTATGCAACTGGTGAAGGATCCACTGACGCGGCGCATGGATCCGTCCTATGTGGACACGGTCGCCGCTCTGGATGGCCAATTCGCTGTGTTGACCAATGGTGAGCACGAAGGCCGGCGCGGGGTGAACCGCCTCGTGGAGCAGGCCCTGGGGGATCCCGATCTCCCCAAACGCGAGGGCTGTTATCTGCCAGGCCTGGCGGCTGGAGGGGTGCAGCTGCAGGATCGCTTTGGCGACCTGAGCCACCCCGGCGTCTCGCCGGCGGAAATGGATTTCCTCGCTGCAGCCCCCACCCGGATGGAAGCTCTGCTGATGGAGCGATTGCCTGCTCTGCTGCCGCAGCTGGGTGTTGATGATCTGGCTGTGGTGGCCAAAGCCGCGGTGTTGGACACCCAGGTCTCACCGACCATCAATCTCAACGGGATTTTTGCGCTCGTCCCCGCTGATGTCACCGATCAGCAGGCCCTGCAGTTGATGCTGTCGGAGCTGATGCATCAGCTGCTTGCTGAGGCTGCTGATCAGGGACTGGAGGAATCGTTCTTCCTGCATGTGGCTCCCAACCTGGGCCGTGATGCGCAAGGCCAGGAACGGCTCAAGCCCGCTGCTGCCGGAGATGTGGGAACCACCGACATCCAATTCATGCTCACCGGGTCCATCAAGGAGGCCGGACTTCTGGTGCTGCTCAATCAGCACATCCAGCGCCGTTGGGGTGAATCTCCCTTGGGTGAGACGTTCAATGTGAGAACGGCTCCCCACGATCCCGAGGAGCTGTTGGCTTTGGTGAAGCAGCGCATCCCCGCAGAGCGGATGCCGTTGTTGGTGGGGGTGGGCGACACGGTCACATCCACTGCATCGGTTGATGGCACGGGCTGGATGCGTGGGGGGAGTGACCGCGGTTTCCTCAACCTGCTGCAGGACCTTGGTGCCTGGTGCGGTCAACCCAATCGTGTTGTTCTCGTCGACAGCAGTCATGGAGAAGTGGATCGCCCCAGTCATGCCGATGGGACATTGCAAGGCATCACCGATCCGGAGGACCCCCTGCGGATTGACGCCCTCATGCCTGACGGCCCGGAGCAGTACATCGCCTGGTTCCGTCAGCTCTCTGATCGTCGCCGTGTGGGTTGATCAGCTGCTCTGCCGCTGTGGTATCCGTTTCTCCCGCCTTGATGCGTTCTGTCTGGAAGAATCAGCCTCATTCGAAGTGAGCCGGTGACTGTCGTAGAGAGCGTTTTCCCGCACCTGAAGCGCGGACAGCTCACAACGTTGCAGGTCAATCTCGGCTACCGCTGCAACCAAAGCTGTGCCCATTGTCATGTCAATGCAGGGCCCACCCGCACCGAGATGATGTCAGCGGATCTGCTGGCGTTGATTCCGCAAATCCTTGAACGGCATTCAATCTCCTGCCTCGATCTCACGGGGGGAGCACCGGAGTTGCACCCCAGCTTTCGCGCGTTGGTGCGTCAGGCGCGCTCCCGCGGCACCACCGTGATTGACCGCTGCAATCTCACGATCCTCAGTGAACCCCGCCAGGAAGATCTGGCTGAATTCCTGGCGGAGCAGGGGGTTTGCATCACGGCCTCCTTGCCCTGCTACAGCGCCGAGAACGTAGACCAACAGAGGGGCGATGGCGTGTTTGAGCGCAGCATCAGCGGGCTGCGACAGCTCAATGCCCTGGGCTATGGAACGGGCGATCCAAGCCGGCAGCTGGATCTCGTCTACAACCCGCTGGGTCCGGTTCTGCCTCCTCCTCAGCAGGCCTTGGAGGCGGATTACAAGAACGCCCTGGGCGGGTTGGGAATTCGCTTCGATCGTCTACTGACGTTGGCGAACATGCCCATTCAACGTTTCGCCAAGCAACTGGAACGCAGTGGCGACTTGCAGCGCTATCAGACACTTCTGGAGGACGCACACAATCCGGACAATCTGGGGGCTGTGATGTGCCGTCAGCTGATCAGTGTGGATTGGCAGGGCTATCTCTACGACTGCGATTTCAATCAGCAGCTCGGCCTGCCCTGCCCCGGGGAGGTCCGTCACCTTCGCGATCTGATCTGCCTTGAGACCGTTCCGATGGATCAGCCCATCCACACGGGGGGGCATTGTTTTGGCTGCACCGCTGGCGCCGGGTCAAGTTGTGGCGGCGCGCTTCAGGGCTGATTTGCGCGTTATGGGCATAGTGGGTGGATGTGTAATGAGGCCATGCCGATGCAACGCATTTGTTGTGCTGTGGTCGCATTGATGCTCACGGCGACAACGGCCTTGGCCGGATCCCATGGCAAGCCCAAGCAGGCGATGTTCAAGACACAGGCTGAAGCCGTGGCGGCGGCCCCAGGCTTTGGCTGCACGGGTGCTCACCAGATGGGTGAGATGTGGATGGTCTGCGACAAGCACGGTGATGCAGACCACCACGGGGCTCACTGATTCATGACTGAAGGAGGGCACTGCGGCAGCAAGCCGAAGCGGATCGCGATCGGGGTGGCTCCCCTCGGCACCATCTCCATCGGCATCGTGCCGATGGGGGTGATCTGCATCGGCGTGGTCCCGATGGGTGTGGTTTCGATTGGTGTGGTGGCGATGGGCGTAATCAATGCCGCCATCGTCGGGATGGGATTGGTAGCTGTCGGTGTGAACACCATGGGGGTGATCACCGCCGGCCCGATGAGCATGGGGTTGATTCAGATTCGCTCCACCACCAATCCCCGCTATCTGGCCTATCCCAGTCGCGCCGAGGCAGAGGAACAGGCTCGCCAATTGGGTTGTGAGGGTGTGCATCGCATGGGCGATCGCTACTGGATGCCCTGCAACGAGCATCCTCAGTAAGCAGCCCGCTCGCTTGCTTCACAAAAGCTTCGGAAGACTTCTGTTGCTCACGCCTTTTCAGTGGCCCTGGTGTTGGCTTCAGTGTGCGAAACAGGGCGCATCTGATGTCACCATCGTCGCCACGCCAACGTCTTCAAACCCTGCTCAGTGCCCGATGGTTGGAAATGGGTGAAGTGTCGTTGATGCATCACCGCCAGGTTCAGATCTTGCTGAACACCTTGAGACGCGAAAAAGAACTGGTGTCTGTGCAGCTGATTGACCTTTTGGTGGCTGATCTCTACGACAAGGAATTTCGCGCCGAATGATTCAGGTGTTGCGATCTACCCCTGACATTTGGGGCAGATCGCGCGCACGTTCAGGCTCGCCTCAATCAACTGAAAACCAACATGGGCGGCGGCAGTAGCTCCTGCTGCCAGCACGGGTTCACTTTCGAATTCCTCGGTGCGGCCGCAGCGGATGCACACCACATGGTGATGTTGGCGGTGATCGTCAACGGCAAGCTCGAAGCGTCGACCCCCTTCACTGAGCTCCAGCTCCTGGAGCAGACCCATGTCGGCCAGCAAGCGCAGGGTGCGATACACGGTTGCCAGAGACACCTTCATCTCAAGTGCTGCCAGCTGCTGGTGCACCTCTTCGGCACTGAGGTGGTAGCCCGACCCAATGCGTTCGAACAGCTCAAGAACCCGTTTGCGTTGCGGGGTCAGGCGGCGCCCGTCCTGATGCAGCCCCTGCTGCAGGGTGATGTCCGTGGCGGCAGGTGCGGAGGACGATGTCACAGCTTCTCCTCGCTCATTCTCAAGACTAGGCCTTAATGAGAGTCCTGTCTCGCCCTCAGGATCAGGACCCTGGTCGGATCCCATCGGTTGCCGATGAGAAAGATGAATGTTGGTGATAGCGTCCGCCGGCGCTGTCGTTCTGGTCGATGGAAACCCACGTCCTCACCTTTACCATCACCAAGTCATTTGCTGAATGGGTCGCCACCTATGACGCATCCCTGCCGCTTCAGAAAATCGCTGGCATCACCTCCCTTTACCGGGGAGTCAGCAAGGACGACCCCAGCAAGGTCTGCGCGGTGATGCAAGCCGCTCCCGGGGTGATGGAGCAATTCATCTCCGACAACACTGACACGATCGCCGCTTCAGGACATGTGATTGAAAGCACCGTGAGTCAGGTTTTCGTCGACAGCTGATGGCCTGGCGTCCTGCTCGGGCCTGGACCAGCCAAAGCCCGGTTTCCGGTTACCGCCACTTCGAGCTGATCACGCAAGGGGGAAGTGGTCCGCAGCGATGGGTCGAGTTGGAGGCTGTGCTGGCTCCGTCGCATCGCGAACGGGTTCTCTGGAGTGAGCTCAAGGATCCAACCCGCTGGAGCAGCGGCTGGCAGTCCATCCCTAAGAGCGATGAGGATTCTTCAACTCAGTGACCCACACCTGGTAGCCGCTGATCAGGGGCCGGTGCGGAGACGGCCGGCCCTTGCTCACTTTGAGCGAGCTCTTCAGGTTGGTGGCGCCATGAACCCCGATTTGGTGCTGGTGACGGGGGACCTTTGCCAGGACGAAAGCTGGGGTGGTTATGTCCGGCTGCGGCGGGCTTTAAGCCAACACGTGCGCTGCCCGGTTGCTCTGCTGCCCGGCAATCACGATCACCCGCTGCTTCTGGATGCTGTGCTGGGCAGGACGTGGGCAATAGCTCCCGCTGATTTGCTGGTGCAGGGCGTGAGAGTGCTGCTGCTGAGCAGCCATCGGGTGGGTTCAGCTGCCGGCGAGCTCGGCCCGCTTCAGCTTCGTTGGCTGGCGCAGCGCCTGCAGTGTTCTGAGCGCCGTGATCTGCCCCTGGTGGTCGCTCTTCATCATCCACCGATCGCCATCGGTGATGCCGGCATGGATGCGATCCGGCTCCTCGATCAGGCTTGTCTTGAGGAGCTGTTGCGTCCCCATCGGGCCCTGCAGGTGGTGCTCTTTGGACACATCCATCAGCATTGGCAGGGCTCCTGGGCAACGCGGCCTGACGTATTGCTGCTTGGATGCCCCTCCACGCTCAGCAGTTTCAAAGCGGTGCAGCCCTGCCCCCTGGGTCGTGCCGATGATCCTGGGGGAAGGCTGCTCGAGGTGACGCCTGAGGGAAACGTTCAACACCAAGTGCTGCGCTGGAGCAGTGTCTGAGCTCAGCCCATTCCCTTCTGCGACTCTCGGAAGGCCTTGAGTTTGTCGATGTCCTTCTCTTCGTCGATGGAATAGTCCGTCAGGATCAAGGCCTTGCCGATGGTCCCCAGGGCGTACTCGATCCGGTCGAGATCACGGCGTCCGTCGTCATTCAGCCGTGCTGCACGAATCACCTCAGGGAGCAGTTGGTCGGCCAACTGCTCCAGTGCTGATGCGATCGCTTTGGCCTGCTGGAGCGGCTCGGAGTCACCCATGAATCCTGAACAGATGCAATCGGAAGACTCTGACAGTTCTCTTCAAAAGCCTTTGGCCGTGGGCCGCTGACTGGAGAGGGAGACGTTGCCCAGAGGTTGCTGTTGGGTGGCGGGCTGCTGCATTGCTGTTGGTGCAACACCCGGCGCTGCAACAACATTGAAGGCCAGCGACCAGCGTTCCCCATCGCCGCGGAAGGGCATCACGGAATGGGGTTGCCAGGCCGGGAACACGTAGAACTCACCGGGGACGGGCAGCACATAGTGCGCCATGCCGGTGCGGAACGACTGAATGTGCCAGTCTTCCGGACCGTGGAAGCAGAGTTGGCCATCAAAACTGTTGGCGTTGATCTGCGGTGGCACCTTCAGAAAGATCACTCCTGAAAAGCTGCCGCCATGGGTGTGGGTGGGGTTGTAGTCACCTGCGGTCTGGCAATTGAGCCAGAGATTAATCATCTGCAAGCGGTAGCGACCTGGAACCCAGGGGCCGCGACCCTGGGGAGGTTGACGGTCCATCACATGGCGGATCCAGCGATCACAGGCCGGCAGCAGGTGGTCGTTGCTGAGCTCCTGCACGCCGGGTTGATCAGGCCTTAGTTCGCGCTGCTGACGCAGCTGACCTGCCAGCTTCGCCGATGCATCGGGGCTGGCATCAGGGTGGGCGAGAACGCTTTCGCTCAGCGCAGTCAGCTGCTGGAGTAGGGGATCCGGCAGGGTGCCCCGAAGGATTGAGCGGGGAAACAGATCGAGAACGTCCACCACTGATTGGTCTGCTGCAGGCCATCGTGGCAGCCCCAAAGTGGGACCACCGTTCATGTTGATCGTGATGCTGCGACACGCCCTCCTGCTGCCTGTGCTGCTTGGAAGCTGTGTTGCTGCGGCAGCCTCTGATCTTCCTGGGCAACGGGGGCCAACGACAGTGCTGCTGCAGGGCGATGAGCTGCAGCTCAGCACCCGCCGAACGGCCGAGCTGTTCCCAGACGGCAACCGCATCTGGAAGGTTGAATTGCATCGCGGTGCGCGCTTGCTGGCCAGCTGGCCAGCAGCCAGTGGTTTGGCCGGGCGCCAGAGCGCTGATCGCCGCTGGAGCCCCGGCAACGCAGCCCCTTTGCCCGTCGACAGGTACAGCCTGGGGCGTCCGGAGCCGTGGGGGAATGACCTCTGGTTCGACCTGACCCCTCGCTTCGATACCACCCGCAGTGCCTTTGGAATTCACCGGTGTTATCCCGGCACAGGCTGCATCTGCATTCCCAAGCACGCAGACATCGACGCCTTGGCCAGTTGGGTCAAGGCCTCTGGGATTCGCACCCTGAAGGTGTTGAACTGATGTCTAGGCATTCAGCTGCAGCCGTCCCAGGTTCGGTCTCGAACGGAATTTGTGAATGTCGAAAAATCGTCGCCGTCTTCCCTGCAATCTCGTTTTTTCGGCTCATGATGCGTCTTTCAAGCCACTATTGGGCTTGAAAGCCGGGCCGAGCGATGCCCGACGGGAACTCCGATTTGGCTTCTGCTTTAGCTGGGGCAAAATCCGCTCGTTCTTAAGAAAATTGGTTGTGTATTGCTGAATTCTTATTCATCCGTCAACGTGCTTTTGTGGTCGAATCGCTCCGGTGATGCATCACCGTCGACCACACAACATTCCTCGTCCATCAAATACCTGGTTGGCCCGGAGCATCGTCCTTCCTCCTGAGGCTTACGACAACGGAGTCGATCCATCGTCTTGATCGGATTC is a window encoding:
- a CDS encoding Rieske 2Fe-2S domain-containing protein; its protein translation is MHPTWTEQWWPISYVQDLDPKQPSRFTLLERDLVIWWDRAESSWRVFPDVCPHRLVPLSEGRINEEGLLECPYHGWSFDGSGQCQRVPQALDNTQPNNRRSRCASLPTATGQGLLFVWMGAPDASHPSQLPLVPALEDNPDSWTVQDTFRDLPMDAVTLLENVLDVSHVPFTHHKTVGKRENAAPVEATITGEDAKGFTAYWDEGPRRGKLGAQSTSFHAPQLMWHDLTAKGFGRILTVVYAVPIRRGECRLFARFPFQFQSAIPRLLIGLRPRWLQHIGNHKVLEDDQVFLHWQERVVERAGGSPTVKRSFFMPTTADVYVAALHRWLNANGGEPFAGQQLPPRQTTTALMDRYASHTIHCRSCSTALARIRAGRPWAWALLWGSAVLVGIQQGNTWSSIGLVSAALSALALRQLNRWELGLTIGNGQAPRNR
- a CDS encoding DUF3764 family protein — protein: METHVLTFTITKSFAEWVATYDASLPLQKIAGITSLYRGVSKDDPSKVCAVMQAAPGVMEQFISDNTDTIAASGHVIESTVSQVFVDS
- a CDS encoding DUF3721 domain-containing protein, translated to MPMQRICCAVVALMLTATTALAGSHGKPKQAMFKTQAEAVAAAPGFGCTGAHQMGEMWMVCDKHGDADHHGAH
- a CDS encoding putative 2OG-Fe(II) oxygenase, translated to MDVLDLFPRSILRGTLPDPLLQQLTALSESVLAHPDASPDASAKLAGQLRQQRELRPDQPGVQELSNDHLLPACDRWIRHVMDRQPPQGRGPWVPGRYRLQMINLWLNCQTAGDYNPTHTHGGSFSGVIFLKVPPQINANSFDGQLCFHGPEDWHIQSFRTGMAHYVLPVPGEFYVFPAWQPHSVMPFRGDGERWSLAFNVVAAPGVAPTAMQQPATQQQPLGNVSLSSQRPTAKGF
- a CDS encoding L,D-transpeptidase; the encoded protein is MGPPFMLIVMLRHALLLPVLLGSCVAAAASDLPGQRGPTTVLLQGDELQLSTRRTAELFPDGNRIWKVELHRGARLLASWPAASGLAGRQSADRRWSPGNAAPLPVDRYSLGRPEPWGNDLWFDLTPRFDTTRSAFGIHRCYPGTGCICIPKHADIDALASWVKASGIRTLKVLN
- a CDS encoding metallophosphoesterase, with product MRILQLSDPHLVAADQGPVRRRPALAHFERALQVGGAMNPDLVLVTGDLCQDESWGGYVRLRRALSQHVRCPVALLPGNHDHPLLLDAVLGRTWAIAPADLLVQGVRVLLLSSHRVGSAAGELGPLQLRWLAQRLQCSERRDLPLVVALHHPPIAIGDAGMDAIRLLDQACLEELLRPHRALQVVLFGHIHQHWQGSWATRPDVLLLGCPSTLSSFKAVQPCPLGRADDPGGRLLEVTPEGNVQHQVLRWSSV
- the stpA gene encoding glucosylglycerol 3-phosphatase, with translation MPRLTPDQLLQELSGAEDLLIVQDLDGVCMQLVKDPLTRRMDPSYVDTVAALDGQFAVLTNGEHEGRRGVNRLVEQALGDPDLPKREGCYLPGLAAGGVQLQDRFGDLSHPGVSPAEMDFLAAAPTRMEALLMERLPALLPQLGVDDLAVVAKAAVLDTQVSPTINLNGIFALVPADVTDQQALQLMLSELMHQLLAEAADQGLEESFFLHVAPNLGRDAQGQERLKPAAAGDVGTTDIQFMLTGSIKEAGLLVLLNQHIQRRWGESPLGETFNVRTAPHDPEELLALVKQRIPAERMPLLVGVGDTVTSTASVDGTGWMRGGSDRGFLNLLQDLGAWCGQPNRVVLVDSSHGEVDRPSHADGTLQGITDPEDPLRIDALMPDGPEQYIAWFRQLSDRRRVG
- the arsS gene encoding arsenosugar biosynthesis radical SAM (seleno)protein ArsS (Some members of this family are selenoproteins.), with the protein product MTVVESVFPHLKRGQLTTLQVNLGYRCNQSCAHCHVNAGPTRTEMMSADLLALIPQILERHSISCLDLTGGAPELHPSFRALVRQARSRGTTVIDRCNLTILSEPRQEDLAEFLAEQGVCITASLPCYSAENVDQQRGDGVFERSISGLRQLNALGYGTGDPSRQLDLVYNPLGPVLPPPQQALEADYKNALGGLGIRFDRLLTLANMPIQRFAKQLERSGDLQRYQTLLEDAHNPDNLGAVMCRQLISVDWQGYLYDCDFNQQLGLPCPGEVRHLRDLICLETVPMDQPIHTGGHCFGCTAGAGSSCGGALQG
- a CDS encoding TIGR02450 family Trp-rich protein; this encodes MAWRPARAWTSQSPVSGYRHFELITQGGSGPQRWVELEAVLAPSHRERVLWSELKDPTRWSSGWQSIPKSDEDSSTQ
- a CDS encoding Fur family transcriptional regulator — protein: MTSSSAPAATDITLQQGLHQDGRRLTPQRKRVLELFERIGSGYHLSAEEVHQQLAALEMKVSLATVYRTLRLLADMGLLQELELSEGGRRFELAVDDHRQHHHVVCIRCGRTEEFESEPVLAAGATAAAHVGFQLIEASLNVRAICPKCQG